From Symphalangus syndactylus isolate Jambi chromosome 17, NHGRI_mSymSyn1-v2.1_pri, whole genome shotgun sequence, one genomic window encodes:
- the IRAK4 gene encoding interleukin-1 receptor-associated kinase 4 isoform X1, translating into MNKPITPSTYVRCLNVGLIRKLSDFIDPQEGWKKLAVAIKKPSGDDRYNQFHIRRFEALLQTGKSPTSELLFDWGTTNCTVGDLVDLLIQNEFFAPASLLLPDAVPKTANTLPSKEAVTVQQKQMPFYDKDRTLMTPVQNLEQSYMPPASSSPENKSLEVSDTRFHSFSFYELKNVTNNFDERPISVGGNKMGEGGFGVVYKGYVNNTTVAVKKLAAMVDITTEELKQQFDQEIKVMAKCQHENLVELLGFSSDGDDLCLVYVYMPNGSLLDRLSCLDGTPPLSWHMRCKIAQGAANGINFLHENHHIHRDIKSANILLDEAFTAKISDFGLARASEKFAQTVMTSRIVGTTAYMAPEALRGEITPKSDIYSFGVVLLEIITGLPAVDEHREPQLLLDIKEEIEDEEKTIEDYIDKKMNDADSTSVEAMYSVASQCLHEKKNKRPDIKKVQQLLQEMTAS; encoded by the exons ATGAACAAACCCATAACACCATCAACATATGTGCGCTGCCTCAATGTTGGACTAATTAGGAAGCTGTCAGATTTTATTGATCCTCAAGAAGGATGGAAGAAGTTAGCTGTAGCTATTAAAAAACCATCTGGTGATGATAGATACAATCAGTTTCACATAAG GAGATTTGAAGCATTACTTCAAACTGGAAAAAGTCCCACTTCTGAATTACTGTTTGACTGGGGCACCACAAATTGCACAGTTGGTGATCTTGTGGATCTTTTGATCCAAAATGAATTTTTTGCTCCTGCGAGTCTTTTGCTCCCAG ATGCTGTTCCCAAAACTGCTAATACACTACCTTCTAAAGAAGCTGTAACAGTTCAGCAAAAACAGATGCCTTTCTATGACAAAGACAGGACATTGATGACACCTGTGCAGAATCTTGAACAAAGCTATATGCCACCTGCCTCCTCAAgtccagaaaataaaagtttagaaGTTAGTGATACAC GTTTTCacagtttttcattttatgaattgAAGAATGTCACAAATAACTTTGATGAACGACCCATTTCTGTTGGTGGTAATAAAATGGGAGAGGGAGGATTTGGAGTTGTATATAAAGGCTACGTAAATAACACAACTGTGGCAGTGAAGAAGCTTGCAGCA atggttGACATTACTACTGAAGAACTGAAACAGCAGTTTGATCAAGAAATCAAAGTAATGGCAAA GTGTCAACATGAAAACTTAGTAGAACTACTTGGTTTCTCAAGTGATGGAGATGACCTCTGCTTAGTATATGTTTACATGCCTAATGGTTCATTGCTAGACAGACTCTCTTGCTTG GATGGTACTCCACCACTTTCTTGGCACATGAGATGCAAGATTGCTCAGGGTGCAGCTAATGGCATCAATTTTCTACATGAAAATCATCATATTCACAGAGATATTAAAAG tgcAAATATCTTACTAGATGAAGCTTTTACTGCTAAAATATCTGACTTTGGCCTTGCACGGGCTTCTGAGAAGTTTGCCCAGACAGTCATGACTAGCAGAATTGTGGGAACAACAGCTTATATGGCACCTGAAGCTTTGCGAGGAGAAATAACACCCAAATCTGACATTTACAGCTTTGGTGTG GTTTTACTAGAAATAATAACTGGACTTCCAGCCGTGGATGAACACCGTGAACCTCAGTTATTG CTAGatattaaagaagaaattgaagatgaagaaaagacAATTGAAGATTATATTGATAAAAAGATGAATGATGCTGATTCCACTTCAGTTGAAGCTATGTACTCTGTTGCTAGTCAATGTctgcatgaaaagaaaaataagagaccaGACATTAAGAAG gttCAACAGCTGCTGCAAGAGATGACAGCTTCTTAA
- the IRAK4 gene encoding interleukin-1 receptor-associated kinase 4 isoform X2: MPFYDKDRTLMTPVQNLEQSYMPPASSSPENKSLEVSDTRFHSFSFYELKNVTNNFDERPISVGGNKMGEGGFGVVYKGYVNNTTVAVKKLAAMVDITTEELKQQFDQEIKVMAKCQHENLVELLGFSSDGDDLCLVYVYMPNGSLLDRLSCLDGTPPLSWHMRCKIAQGAANGINFLHENHHIHRDIKSANILLDEAFTAKISDFGLARASEKFAQTVMTSRIVGTTAYMAPEALRGEITPKSDIYSFGVVLLEIITGLPAVDEHREPQLLLDIKEEIEDEEKTIEDYIDKKMNDADSTSVEAMYSVASQCLHEKKNKRPDIKKVQQLLQEMTAS; encoded by the exons ATGCCTTTCTATGACAAAGACAGGACATTGATGACACCTGTGCAGAATCTTGAACAAAGCTATATGCCACCTGCCTCCTCAAgtccagaaaataaaagtttagaaGTTAGTGATACAC GTTTTCacagtttttcattttatgaattgAAGAATGTCACAAATAACTTTGATGAACGACCCATTTCTGTTGGTGGTAATAAAATGGGAGAGGGAGGATTTGGAGTTGTATATAAAGGCTACGTAAATAACACAACTGTGGCAGTGAAGAAGCTTGCAGCA atggttGACATTACTACTGAAGAACTGAAACAGCAGTTTGATCAAGAAATCAAAGTAATGGCAAA GTGTCAACATGAAAACTTAGTAGAACTACTTGGTTTCTCAAGTGATGGAGATGACCTCTGCTTAGTATATGTTTACATGCCTAATGGTTCATTGCTAGACAGACTCTCTTGCTTG GATGGTACTCCACCACTTTCTTGGCACATGAGATGCAAGATTGCTCAGGGTGCAGCTAATGGCATCAATTTTCTACATGAAAATCATCATATTCACAGAGATATTAAAAG tgcAAATATCTTACTAGATGAAGCTTTTACTGCTAAAATATCTGACTTTGGCCTTGCACGGGCTTCTGAGAAGTTTGCCCAGACAGTCATGACTAGCAGAATTGTGGGAACAACAGCTTATATGGCACCTGAAGCTTTGCGAGGAGAAATAACACCCAAATCTGACATTTACAGCTTTGGTGTG GTTTTACTAGAAATAATAACTGGACTTCCAGCCGTGGATGAACACCGTGAACCTCAGTTATTG CTAGatattaaagaagaaattgaagatgaagaaaagacAATTGAAGATTATATTGATAAAAAGATGAATGATGCTGATTCCACTTCAGTTGAAGCTATGTACTCTGTTGCTAGTCAATGTctgcatgaaaagaaaaataagagaccaGACATTAAGAAG gttCAACAGCTGCTGCAAGAGATGACAGCTTCTTAA
- the IRAK4 gene encoding interleukin-1 receptor-associated kinase 4 isoform X3, translated as MSQITLMNDPFLLVMVDITTEELKQQFDQEIKVMAKCQHENLVELLGFSSDGDDLCLVYVYMPNGSLLDRLSCLDGTPPLSWHMRCKIAQGAANGINFLHENHHIHRDIKSANILLDEAFTAKISDFGLARASEKFAQTVMTSRIVGTTAYMAPEALRGEITPKSDIYSFGVVLLEIITGLPAVDEHREPQLLLDIKEEIEDEEKTIEDYIDKKMNDADSTSVEAMYSVASQCLHEKKNKRPDIKKVQQLLQEMTAS; from the exons ATGTCACAAATAACTTTGATGAACGACCCATTTCTGTTGGTG atggttGACATTACTACTGAAGAACTGAAACAGCAGTTTGATCAAGAAATCAAAGTAATGGCAAA GTGTCAACATGAAAACTTAGTAGAACTACTTGGTTTCTCAAGTGATGGAGATGACCTCTGCTTAGTATATGTTTACATGCCTAATGGTTCATTGCTAGACAGACTCTCTTGCTTG GATGGTACTCCACCACTTTCTTGGCACATGAGATGCAAGATTGCTCAGGGTGCAGCTAATGGCATCAATTTTCTACATGAAAATCATCATATTCACAGAGATATTAAAAG tgcAAATATCTTACTAGATGAAGCTTTTACTGCTAAAATATCTGACTTTGGCCTTGCACGGGCTTCTGAGAAGTTTGCCCAGACAGTCATGACTAGCAGAATTGTGGGAACAACAGCTTATATGGCACCTGAAGCTTTGCGAGGAGAAATAACACCCAAATCTGACATTTACAGCTTTGGTGTG GTTTTACTAGAAATAATAACTGGACTTCCAGCCGTGGATGAACACCGTGAACCTCAGTTATTG CTAGatattaaagaagaaattgaagatgaagaaaagacAATTGAAGATTATATTGATAAAAAGATGAATGATGCTGATTCCACTTCAGTTGAAGCTATGTACTCTGTTGCTAGTCAATGTctgcatgaaaagaaaaataagagaccaGACATTAAGAAG gttCAACAGCTGCTGCAAGAGATGACAGCTTCTTAA